The stretch of DNA taaaaaaaaaaaaaaaaatgcggacATTGCGCGTATACGACGAATCACTTATTAACAAGTGCGTCATCAAGTTCAAACTTACCGCAGTTTGCGTGCATCGCATTCACGTGGATGTATACATAATTTCGCTTGTTAATTTGATGCCAATTAAACCAATTCTCACGCGGCTTTGGTGTCACTGAATTCCCATGTAACCAAGGACTGAGTATTATtgtcggtaaaaaaaagaaaaaaaaaaatagaaaaatagagGAAGATAATTTTTCGGTAAAAGAAACTATTTGTTACATAAAGCTTAGGTCTAGAAACGCGTAAAACATCTCTAACGAAGAGCAATACAAATGTTTTAAGCtcgattaattttcctttttccttttttttttctatgctcttttaatttattataatgagAATCTGTGCCGTTTGCACAGCTCGTTTAAAATCCTCGGTATCAAACGACTTTTCAAGGCGTACGAATGTCTGTCGTACAATTTCCTGGTTCTGGCAAGTCATCGTGACCGAAGACACTCTCTGCGATAGATCAACAACCGAGTGATGATAACGCCAGACGATCACGTGTGGCATTATCACGCCGTACTATGTAAATCCCGTCTATGCCGCGCGCCTTTATCTCGCAGCTTCGCGATGTATCGCTCCGAAATATATTTCGCTGATTCCGCATTTCGTGATTTTAGTAATTCCAAACGATCTTGCCGATTCTCCCCGCCGGCCCGCAGGCCGGAATTTCTAAAACCGGGCGGTATATGGAAACGTAATCTACTGCTAGTTTGTTGGTACAGTGACGAGGGTTCATATTTTCTCGTTGCACCTAAAACCGTTTGTTTATCCCCGAAAATCAACCCAACTCCAAATATTTcaacgtgttaaaaaaaaatttcattacgtAGTTCTACACGCTTgttatcgtttttattatcgaACGACGTTTTGttgtcgattaaattatttttttattattattaaataaacgagcacggtattaaattattattctaattattaaagaatataagAAATGCGTTATAACGTAATGAAATATCGTTTGACTTCTAGCACGCAGTGCATATTGCCATTCTAATGTATTACGCTGCGCAATTATTGTTCGCGATGCAGATGAAAATGTTATCAGGAACGATTCGAGAAATCTAAGTTATAAGTACTTAGCGTTGACACCTCGTGGGAGATATGATAAGAGGACAGATCGATAAGCGCTTACTTGGGGCTTATTTCAATTtcagaaatttaataacagaTACGTAGGATGCTGTTCAGATACTGATTAAAAGCGTTCTTTTCGAAGatgattgaaaataattttcatatctgcggccaaaaaaaaaagctggcaaatttaatttttaactttaatatttcccccttttttttttaaattaataatattgcggCGTGGCGTGGCAGTTGGCCACTCATTGCGACTTCCATTGCTTCTGAAAAAGGATCTATATTTAGAGCTTACGCTGGCACGGTGCCCtatgctttaaatattttctgttcGATCAACGAAATGATGAAAATTTTCGTGTCTACTTACGTTACGTAAACGGTCGAGGTGGATTGACAAGTCGCGACGCGAAAAACTGCGAGTTTAAATCTATTCagaatacagaaaaaaaaaatagaatctgTACAAGGAACGACGAACTTATCTGTTAACTGTTTGTGCATAATTTTTCggcacatttatttttacgatgaATATTTAGATCACGCAACGGCGCTCAAATGCGTCAAtgatgaaattataaataacgtgATAAAACTTTGTTCTATGCCctctattttttctctctctctttctccactTTACGAAATTCTTCAAGACACCGAgttaagaatttaattgataaataaaaaaaagaagaaaaagtttttattcccTGCTTTACACTCGTCTCcgtttaaatttatcgaaagCTCACGGAATTTCCTGAGCTTTAAGAGGATACTTTTATGTTTAGAGATTCACTTTATTAACTCAAAAATTTATCTTCCTCGCGTATATATATTCTATGTATTTCCATGTAACCGGATGTAGCTCGTAAGTAggtgtatttttaatatacgaaaTACAAGGAAACTTGTACGCAGTCgataataatctttttcccacaatttttatttttctttttttttttattttgtcttcAGGCATGACTCTTATCTTCTACGCTTGCTTCTACGCCGGACTGACGTTACTTTTCAGCATTTGCATGAAAGGCATGCTCGCCACGTTGAGCATCGACAAGCCTAAATGGACCTTAAGCAGCAGCCTCATAGGCACTAATCCAGGTAAGACTTTGAAGACTACTCACTTAATGTTTGTATGCGAAATACGCAcatataaatagataaatttaatttggcTTAATAAATAAGCGAAATAACGCTGTAATCGTTCTGTAAAAACTCGGCGAATAATTAcgcattatatatatacgtataattaatttactttaatccCTCATGGTTTATCGATTCAATAACTAGGCTTGGGATTCCGACCTATTTCGGATAACCCCGACGAAAGATCGCTCATCTGGTACAACGCCTCAAATGCCACCGAAATCAAGAAATGGACTCAACGCTTAGACACATTTTTAGCACGTGAGTAACAAAGCACCGttcgattaattttcgtaaataattaacttcCACGGAAAGATGAAATAAAACTATgtgtttgatattttttttccgacgtTGCTGAATCTAGATGCGTTGACAGAATCTTCGAGCGCTTCGcgatctttaataaattattatattattaatttgtaagataggtaatattttatcgtgatttattttacttgGATAGAATATGTCGATTCGTCGCTCTTGCCGCAAGGAGGTAGAAACCAACAAATCTGCAATTATACCATGCCAGCAAAGAATGGTAACGTATGTGCCGTTGATGTAAACAATTGGGGACCGTGTTCTCCAAGCTCGCAATATGGTTTCAACAACTCTGCACcctgtatttttattaaacttaatagGGTAAGGTATCAAAAtgagtatattaaaatattgcgtatatatacatgtacatatacgTTTTGATTGCTacgatattaaatacataactCGTTTAATACAGATAGTTAGTTTCTTACCGTTTTCACGATGTAAACTGTTGTGTGATCttttgtttctaaattttttttaaatactttttagaTATATGGATGGGTTCCTGAGTACTATAACGATACTCAGAATTTGCCGAAGGATATGCCAGAGAGCCTAGTCGATTACATAAAGACAGTCGACGCTTCATGGGTTAGTTAGTCGGTCAGTCAATTATATTAGTCGATAAACTAAATCCGGATTGAACGAAGATTGGAAAGAGAAATCTACTgtgcaactttttttaatcaaataatagtttaaaataacatagaattttatttgtaaaatgtttttgtttgtctttttttttagcgcgTACGCACGTTCGGTAATAAGTCTTTAAAGAAGTGTCgctgaaaaatataacacgttcttttttatatatgctGTTTGAAATTTGACAAATAtaatgaattataaaaagttcTAATATACAGTTCacatttttcttacatttacaGATGAATACCGTATGGGTATCTTGCAAAGGAGAGAATCCTCATGACACTGAAAGTATCGGTGAATTAAATTACTATCCCGAAGGACACG from Cardiocondyla obscurior isolate alpha-2009 linkage group LG04, Cobs3.1, whole genome shotgun sequence encodes:
- the LOC139101942 gene encoding sodium/potassium-transporting ATPase subunit beta-2 — its product is MSVRGKQVQNGTYEFDYMRVPDTRTRWQILRDGIYDPQKGTYCGHPPKKWGMTLIFYACFYAGLTLLFSICMKGMLATLSIDKPKWTLSSSLIGTNPGLGFRPISDNPDERSLIWYNASNATEIKKWTQRLDTFLAQYVDSSLLPQGGRNQQICNYTMPAKNGNVCAVDVNNWGPCSPSSQYGFNNSAPCIFIKLNRIYGWVPEYYNDTQNLPKDMPESLVDYIKTVDASWMNTVWVSCKGENPHDTESIGELNYYPEGHGFPGFYYPYTNIAGYLSPVVAVHFLRPARNQIINVECRAWAKNIQYSSFRSEKKGAVHFELMVDE